One genomic window of Phoenix dactylifera cultivar Barhee BC4 chromosome 6, palm_55x_up_171113_PBpolish2nd_filt_p, whole genome shotgun sequence includes the following:
- the LOC120111198 gene encoding uncharacterized protein LOC120111198, producing the protein MASTSEYVSLPAEHIDLILADRLQLGQFIQVRRLKPASPVPVLCGLQILPGRHPFQQGTADLLTTDPATCSSLDPGDLFTPSSTPPLPPHPLPDRKKQQRSVSASRMGGRKSGEIGPRSRSIPTSPENGRVKRRELERKSSDVLSELKKISVICVDEDSSDSDESTLSCTSSSSYSSSSCVLRPKMMRKGWEAPRKIKERRPDTRPLSRSRSANCSSSLFFISEYLQVFIFHSDYPLSVSPDRPTPSHSKIFRDDTSDNLLTSKRDTERAFKVLCGTAKKKPTGVSSKSCMESSYTTISSSRFNDIRWPESTVVWASLPSTLVKHGKDILRQRDLALHAAVDALQEACASERLIQCLSMYSELQSDKEGDPQYVVDKFLNFHQDLTQARLIIQSLTRLSSSRTCGHNSASSASIKAGAKVVSEKRRYAVSWVKAALESDLSQFPTEMRESSELVEDSMTHGRLLSIKKRNNTLHKWSNLLMAADSANILQSESNRWFLKYIDKFLDVVESESGYTACESQVASLLCQLKRVDDWLNTITNKERAWPSDRNKDGMLSEEEDAEACERVRKKIYSILLSHVSSVAFALESMSATDEDK; encoded by the exons ATGGCTTCTACCTCAGAGTACGTCTCCCTTCCGGCAGAGCACATCGATCTCATCCTCGCTGACAGACTCCAGCTTGGTCAGTTCATCCAAGTCCGCCGCCTCAAGCCTGCCTCCCCCGTCCCCGTCCTCTGTGGCCTCCAGATCCTCCCAGGTCGCCACCCTTTCCAGCAAGGCACCGCCGACCTCCTCACCACCGACCCGGCTACCTGTTCAAGCTTGGATCCTGGTGACCTTTTCACTCCAAGTTCCACCCCTCCTCTTCCACCGCATCCTCTGCCAGATAGGAAGAAGCAGCAGCGCTCGGTGAGTGCTTCGAGAATGGGGGGGAGGAAGAGTGGTGAAATTGGCCCGCGGTCCAGGTCCATTCCCACTTCGCCGGAGAATGGAAGGGTGAAGAGGAGGGAGCTGGAGAGGAAGAGCTCCGATGTTTTGAGCGAGCTGAAGAAGATCAGTGTAATTTGTGTGGACGAGGATAGCTCCGATTCTGATGAATCGACGCTCTCTTGCACCTCCTCATCTTCgtattcttcttcatcttgcgtTTTGAGGCCAAAAATGATGAGAAAAGGCTGGGAGGCCCCAAGAAAGATCAAAGAGAGGAGGCCTGACACAAGGCCTCTATCCCGGAGTCGGAGTGCTAAT TGTTCAAGTTCCCTCTTTTTCATCTCAGAATACTTACAAGTTTTCATATTCCATTCCGATTATCCGTTATCG GTTTCTCCTGATAGACCAACTCCATCTCATTCAAAGATATTCAGAGATGACACTTCAGATAACCTACTGACAAGCAAAAGAGATACTGAAAGAGCTTTTAAAGTGCTATGTGGTACTGCAAAGAAGAAGCCGACTGGTGTCTCGAGCAAATCTTGCATGGAAAGCTCATACACCACAATTTCTTCCAGTCGATTCAATGATATAAGGTGGCCGGAGAGCACCGTGGTATGGGCATCACTTCCATCAACCTTAGTGAAGCATGGAAAG GACATCTTGAGGCAAAGAGATTTGGCACTGCATGCTGCTGTGGATGCATTGCAAGAGGCATGTGCTTCAGAACGACTGATTCAATGCTTGAG CATGTATTCAGAATTACAGTCTGACAAGGAGGGTGATCCGCAGTACGTAGTTGATAAGTTCTTGAATTTTCATCAAGACCTTACCCAGGCTAGATTGATCATTCAATCATTAACCAGACTGAGCTCATCAAGAACATGTGGTCATAACTCAGCCAGTTCAGCTTCTATCAAAGCAGGAGCTAAAGTGGTGTCGGAGAAAAGAAGATACGCAGTTTCATGGGTCAAGGCAGCTTTGGAGTCAGATCTTTCACAATTTCCAACTGAAATGAGGGAATCATCTGAACTAGTAGAGGATTCCATGACACATGGAAGGCTTCTAAGTATCAAGAAGAGAAACAATACTTTGCACAAGTGGAGCAATCTGTTGATGGCTGCTGACTCGGCAAATATATTGCAGTCTGAAAGCAATAGATGGTTCTTAAAATATATTGACAAGTTTCTAGATGTTGTTGAGAGTGAAAGTGGTTATACTGCATGCGAGTCTCAGGTTGCCAGCTTACTTTGCCAGTTGAAAAGAGTTGATGACTGGTTAAACACAATTACAAACAAAGAGAGGGCCTGGCCAAGTGATCGAAACAAAGACGGCATGCTATCAGAGGAAGAAGATGCTGAAGCATGTGAAAGAGTGAGGAAGAAGATATACAGCATCCTTCTAAGCCATGTATCAAGTGTAGCCTTTGCTCTGGAGAGCATGAGTGCAACTGATGAGGACAAATAG